TCGGAAGCCCGTGAATCCGTTGCGCCCGATCCGATTTGCGGAACCAACTGACATAGATGACCTGTTCAATGAGGACGAGGGAGGCGGAGCGTGCCTTGTTTGCCATAAGTAGGCACAGGTCGAAGCCAGCCTAGAAGGAGAAGAAGAGTGGCAGGAGGATTTCGAATCGCAGCGCGCGCGCTGCGCCAGATGGGCGCGGAACTCATTACGTCTGATGACGTGGCCTTGAATGAACTGATCAAGAACGCATTCGACGCTAGGTCGCCGCGGGTCAAAGTCGAGATTCAGTCGTTCGCGGATCTGGACGCACTAGCGCTGCTGGAAGAGCAGATTCGAGACAAGAAGGTGACGCGGCAGGAGGCAATCGAAAGGGTCGAAAGGGCTATTGCTCCAGATCTGCCGGCCGCAAAGCGATCAGAATTGATAGAGCGGTTTCACACTTTTCTTGAACATCGCGCTGAATTAGCGGACAACCTCCGCAAGTTTCGAGCAGAGCAATCTCTGAAGGTGTCAGACGAAGGCATTGGAATGAGTTCTGGTGACCTGTTCGACCGCTTTCTCGTCATTGGCACTCCGGGGAAACTGCTCGCGAAACGCGCTGCAGGTCCAAACGAATTACCAATCCTAGGAGAGAAGGGGATTGGTCGCCTCTCGATGATGCGGCTGGGAAATGTTGCCACCGTCCGGTCGACGCAGAAAGGTAATGACCGCTGGAACACCATTCACTTCCAGTGGGACCTCTTTGATGATCCAAGACTTTTCCTCGACAACATCGAAATCAAAGTAGAGGATGCCGGCGCCGCCGAAGTCTCCCGGCAAGGAACTGAAATCGAAATCAAAGAGCTTTCCGGAAACTGGACACAAGAAAAGGTACAACTGTTCATACAGCGGTATATGCGGAGGTTGCAGAACCCGTTCTCCAGGAGTGCCCTTCCATATCCCGTTGACATCGTTCTCAACGGGAAACGTCAGGCGATCGCTGCGTTGCCAGCTTGGCTGGAGGGTACTGCGCAGTTCAAAGCAGAGATTATTTTTGATCCGAATGGAATTGACAGCACCAAGCAAATCCTGAGGAGAAGTCTTCAGTGGCGAAACTCAACGTCGCCAGAGACCAGATCTTGGGACATGAACGATTTGACACAGCAGTTGGGATTGCCGGCAGAGACCTTCGTTCGACTTGGTCGATTCACTGCCACCTGCTTGTGGTTCAACCGGCAAATGTTGTCCGGAACTGTTGAGAAGTCGCTAACCGAGATCAGAGCAGAGTTGGACCAGTGGTGCGGTGGCTTTGCGCTCTACAGGGACAATTTCCGCGTGGGTAAGACGGGGGGAATGGAGGATGATTGGCTTGAGTGGGACAGTGGTGCGCTTCGGGCAAAAGGCTTCACTCTGAATCGATTTCAGACGATTGGTGGCGTGAACATATCCTCCACAGCCAACCCCCATCTGGTTGACTCAGCAAACCGGGAACGGCTTGTTGCGTGTCCTGAACAGAACCTTCTGAAGAGTCTCTTGGGGGAGATCATCGTTGCAGACCTTCGCAGTCACATTAATGACGTTCGCGAAGCGGAGGCGAAGATCGCGCTCGCCGAGGAGTCCACAACCGAGTCACTGAAGAAATCCG
This genomic interval from Thiobacillus sp. contains the following:
- a CDS encoding ATP-binding protein, whose product is MAGGFRIAARALRQMGAELITSDDVALNELIKNAFDARSPRVKVEIQSFADLDALALLEEQIRDKKVTRQEAIERVERAIAPDLPAAKRSELIERFHTFLEHRAELADNLRKFRAEQSLKVSDEGIGMSSGDLFDRFLVIGTPGKLLAKRAAGPNELPILGEKGIGRLSMMRLGNVATVRSTQKGNDRWNTIHFQWDLFDDPRLFLDNIEIKVEDAGAAEVSRQGTEIEIKELSGNWTQEKVQLFIQRYMRRLQNPFSRSALPYPVDIVLNGKRQAIAALPAWLEGTAQFKAEIIFDPNGIDSTKQILRRSLQWRNSTSPETRSWDMNDLTQQLGLPAETFVRLGRFTATCLWFNRQMLSGTVEKSLTEIRAELDQWCGGFALYRDNFRVGKTGGMEDDWLEWDSGALRAKGFTLNRFQTIGGVNISSTANPHLVDSANRERLVACPEQNLLKSLLGEIIVADLRSHINDVREAEAKIALAEESTTESLKKSEETLKKTIRAVEQIGKQLPREERQKIVEIREALQGQVEYVKTIKNSLNMARETKVELLELAGIGLVVEIVIHELARLTQHTGELLADLQKKEGRGDVVKIVDSLRSQIVATNKRIRTVDAMSPSGRHRKEFYDAVAQTKTVAAGFGNRFKRHAIGIEIMLDGGQADQALNVHMVRGLIAQTLENLLTNSVHWLQQGIKDGESERRILIEIDSKALTISVTDNGPGVDPKYAKEIFKPYYTTRRKGKGLGLYIASELVDYHGGRLYMDPHAD